One Bdellovibrionota bacterium DNA window includes the following coding sequences:
- a CDS encoding MFS transporter: MKDTPKKLLNEYERPTRTHYRILWLSWAGWVFDFYDLILYTFLAFPIGAEFNLSNEQLAYVLGASLTATAIGGVIFGVLSDRYGRRNVLQWTILTYSLGTFLCGLSANISTLVVFRIITGLGVGGEWATGQTYVGETFPPRMRGRYGAYVQTGAPVGIALASVVGGLIAPLIGWRATFFISILPALLVIAIRKSMPESDVWLDRKRTVPSESKFLSLFFAPFRKLFFLSLVLAVFDMSAYWFTYSWLPGYLHQQRQFSLAKSTLWMLITQSGGFLGYWTFGFCADRWGRRPAYSIYSFLMALGLTMITIFWNWVAVYPPVILGFMFLVGFGTGMFGGYGPLFSELFPTSIRNTAMGAAFNLARGVQFFTPVIIAKVAHRYGLGGGIFLASFFAILTGTWIWLFPETKGKKVTH, encoded by the coding sequence GTGAAAGACACCCCAAAGAAACTTCTCAATGAGTACGAGCGTCCCACCCGTACGCATTATCGGATTCTCTGGTTGAGCTGGGCCGGCTGGGTATTCGATTTCTACGATCTGATTCTTTATACCTTCCTCGCCTTTCCGATCGGCGCCGAGTTCAATCTGTCCAACGAACAACTCGCTTACGTTCTCGGCGCGTCGCTTACGGCCACGGCGATCGGCGGAGTGATATTCGGAGTCCTCTCCGATCGTTACGGCCGGCGGAACGTCCTTCAGTGGACGATCCTCACGTACAGTCTCGGAACTTTTCTCTGCGGCTTGTCGGCGAATATTTCAACGCTCGTCGTTTTTCGAATCATCACCGGTCTCGGCGTGGGCGGGGAATGGGCGACGGGCCAGACCTATGTCGGCGAAACCTTCCCTCCCCGCATGCGTGGGCGGTACGGCGCGTACGTTCAGACCGGAGCGCCGGTCGGAATCGCCCTTGCCTCCGTGGTGGGAGGCCTGATCGCCCCGCTCATCGGTTGGAGGGCGACTTTCTTTATCTCGATCCTTCCCGCGCTCCTGGTGATCGCCATCCGAAAGAGCATGCCGGAGTCGGACGTCTGGTTGGACCGCAAACGAACGGTTCCTTCGGAGAGCAAATTTCTGAGTCTTTTTTTTGCGCCCTTCCGAAAACTGTTTTTCCTTTCGTTGGTCCTGGCCGTTTTCGACATGTCCGCCTATTGGTTCACCTATTCCTGGCTCCCCGGCTATCTGCACCAACAAAGGCAATTCTCGTTGGCCAAGTCGACTCTCTGGATGCTCATCACGCAGAGCGGTGGATTTCTCGGCTACTGGACGTTCGGGTTTTGCGCCGACCGATGGGGAAGAAGGCCGGCCTATTCGATCTATTCTTTTCTGATGGCTCTCGGACTCACGATGATCACGATCTTTTGGAACTGGGTCGCCGTATATCCCCCCGTGATTTTAGGATTCATGTTCCTGGTGGGATTCGGCACCGGGATGTTCGGCGGTTACGGGCCTCTCTTTTCGGAACTCTTCCCCACGTCCATTCGCAACACCGCGATGGGCGCGGCTTTCAATCTTGCCCGCGGAGTGCAGTTCTTCACGCCGGTCATCATCGCCAAAGTGGCCCATCGCTACGGTCTCGGCGGCGGAATTTTCCTGGCTTCCTTTTTCGCGATTCTCACCGGTACGTGGATCTGGCTATTCCCCGAAACGAAAGGGAAGAAAGTGACACATTAA
- a CDS encoding YbhB/YbcL family Raf kinase inhibitor-like protein has product MEFKIQSKNFDHKGKIPSLYTCEGKDISPQLSWAGAPTGTKSFALICDDPDAPDPKAPKMTWVHWVLYNIPASTAELKEAVRATDLPKGTKEGLNDWKRTGYGGPCPPIGEHRYFFKLYALSKDLPDLGTPTKQGLEKAMKDSILGKSDLLGTYEKQKR; this is encoded by the coding sequence ATGGAATTCAAAATTCAGTCCAAGAACTTCGATCACAAGGGAAAAATCCCTTCCCTATACACCTGTGAAGGGAAGGATATCTCGCCGCAACTTTCATGGGCGGGAGCCCCCACGGGAACCAAGAGCTTTGCGTTGATATGCGATGACCCCGATGCTCCCGATCCCAAAGCTCCCAAAATGACCTGGGTGCATTGGGTTCTCTATAATATACCGGCGTCGACAGCGGAGTTGAAGGAAGCGGTTCGTGCGACGGATCTCCCGAAAGGCACCAAAGAAGGCTTGAACGACTGGAAACGGACCGGCTACGGAGGACCCTGTCCGCCCATCGGAGAACATCGCTATTTCTTCAAGCTCTATGCCCTCTCCAAGGATCTTCCCGATTTGGGAACTCCGACCAAACAGGGGCTTGAAAAAGCGATGAAAGACAGCATCCTTGGCAAATCGGATCTCTTGGGCACCTACGAGAAGCAAAAAAGGTAG
- a CDS encoding ABC transporter ATP-binding protein/permease: MNDSESRSQWKTLGTLVTYLWPPDRRDLRMRVVAAMGFLLLGKAVNVCVPYLFKLGVDALAPQPSVLTLPLFLIVAYGLARVLAQLFGELRDLVFIEVSQNAQRVIGLKTFQHLHALPLSFHLERQTGGLSRVIDRGTKGIQFVLTFMLFNILPTLVEIFLVTAILFQRFNAGFAAVVLLTIVLYVGYSFGITNWRLRYRREMNQTDTEANTKAVDSLLNFETVKYFGNETHEHRRFDRSLAAYETASVKSQLGLSLLNIGQGTIIGTGLIFLMVMAGRGVVEGKMSVGDFVMVNTYLIQLYLPLNFLGFVYREIKQGLIDMEKMFGLLAVYPTIQDAPNASKLVVNGGEIEFDKVGFYYASDRTILKDVSFRVQPGKSVAIVGPSGAGKSTISRLLFRFYDVTSGAIRIDGQDIRQVTQESLRSAIGIVPQDTVLFNDTIGYNIRYGRVGATEEEVLEAARLAHIDDFVQNLSAKYETVVGERGLKLSGGEKQRVSIARTILKSPQILLFDEATSSLDSHTEKDIQASLYDVSKNRTSLMIAHRLSTVVDADEILVLKEGRIVERGTHGRLLVKGGEYASMWARQQEAERYEEEFGEEIRKRAAG, translated from the coding sequence GTGAACGATTCGGAGTCCAGAAGCCAATGGAAAACGCTGGGAACCTTGGTCACCTATCTCTGGCCGCCCGACCGGCGGGATCTCCGGATGCGAGTCGTGGCGGCGATGGGATTCCTCCTTCTCGGCAAAGCCGTCAACGTCTGCGTCCCCTATCTTTTTAAACTCGGCGTTGATGCTCTGGCGCCGCAGCCGTCGGTTCTTACGCTGCCGCTTTTCTTGATCGTGGCGTATGGCTTGGCCCGGGTGCTCGCCCAATTATTCGGGGAATTGCGCGACCTCGTCTTCATTGAAGTTTCGCAGAACGCCCAGAGAGTCATCGGCCTGAAGACTTTTCAGCACCTCCACGCGCTACCGCTCAGTTTTCATCTGGAACGGCAGACCGGAGGCCTCTCCCGCGTGATTGATCGCGGAACCAAGGGGATTCAATTCGTATTGACGTTCATGCTGTTCAACATCCTGCCGACGTTGGTCGAAATTTTCCTGGTCACGGCGATTCTCTTCCAGCGATTCAACGCCGGCTTTGCTGCCGTGGTCCTCCTCACGATTGTGTTGTACGTCGGCTATTCGTTCGGCATTACGAACTGGAGGTTGCGGTACCGCCGCGAGATGAACCAAACCGACACCGAAGCCAATACGAAAGCGGTCGACAGCCTGTTGAATTTCGAAACCGTCAAATATTTCGGCAACGAGACTCATGAACACCGAAGATTCGATCGGTCCCTGGCCGCGTACGAAACGGCGTCGGTGAAGAGCCAACTGGGCCTTTCTTTGTTGAATATCGGGCAGGGCACGATCATCGGCACCGGCCTGATTTTCTTGATGGTTATGGCGGGCCGCGGCGTCGTCGAGGGAAAGATGAGCGTCGGCGATTTCGTGATGGTGAACACCTATTTGATCCAGCTTTACCTGCCGCTGAACTTTCTCGGGTTCGTCTACCGGGAGATCAAGCAGGGACTGATCGACATGGAAAAGATGTTCGGACTTTTGGCGGTATATCCCACGATCCAAGATGCTCCGAACGCGAGCAAACTCGTCGTGAATGGGGGCGAGATTGAATTCGACAAGGTCGGCTTTTATTATGCTTCCGACCGCACGATTTTGAAAGATGTCAGTTTCCGCGTTCAGCCGGGAAAATCGGTGGCGATTGTGGGACCGAGCGGCGCCGGAAAATCGACGATTTCCCGCCTTCTGTTTCGGTTTTACGACGTGACATCCGGGGCGATTCGGATTGACGGCCAGGATATTCGGCAAGTAACGCAGGAGAGCCTGCGATCCGCCATAGGGATCGTACCCCAAGATACGGTGTTGTTTAACGACACGATCGGTTACAACATCCGGTATGGGCGTGTCGGGGCGACGGAAGAGGAAGTGCTCGAGGCTGCGCGTTTGGCTCACATTGACGATTTCGTTCAGAACCTGTCGGCGAAATATGAGACTGTCGTGGGGGAGCGGGGGCTTAAGTTGTCCGGCGGAGAGAAACAGCGGGTGTCGATCGCCCGCACAATTTTGAAGAGCCCGCAGATCCTTCTGTTCGATGAGGCCACCTCCTCACTCGATTCGCACACCGAAAAGGACATCCAAGCCTCTTTGTATGACGTATCGAAAAACCGGACGTCGTTGATGATTGCCCATCGCCTTTCCACCGTCGTGGATGCGGATGAAATTCTTGTCTTGAAGGAGGGTAGAATCGTGGAGCGGGGGACGCACGGACGGCTGCTCGTTAAGGGGGGCGAATACGCATCGATGTGGGCGCGCCAACAAGAGGCGGAGCGGTATGAGGAGGAATTTGGCGAGGAAATTCGAAAAAGAGCGGCCGGGTAA
- a CDS encoding serine/threonine-protein kinase, which translates to MSADGQRVLERDLPDYTVDSILGRGATSTVYRAVQKTLGRYVAIKRFAPETRLSEGVSKRFEREAAMWAHFKHENLIHLYDYRMSGSTRYIILEYCDGFELRELLSKTVTLPARVATAIGIQALTALEYLHRYGVVHRDVKPGNLFVTSEGIVKLMDFGISLCPELEPMTQPGQILGTPAYMSPEQSLGQEINFSSDLFSFGVVLFEMLEGCTPFRASTLQEAIEEVRKGKYAKPSRKHPGPLRDLIGKCLHKKVTKRISSATEARRKLERYLSQVTPQGERVTIRKYLLEEGMVSPEFHLFPKGVTETTVDGPLATAFSAIKETEIEPRVSRLRPYLLLLLALALLGEVYFGHPSLRPDWITLWEVLASAGRFAASWVSKWM; encoded by the coding sequence ATGTCGGCGGACGGTCAAAGAGTTCTAGAACGGGACCTCCCCGACTACACGGTCGATTCGATCCTGGGGCGCGGAGCCACGTCGACGGTCTATCGAGCCGTTCAAAAGACTCTGGGTCGCTATGTGGCCATCAAACGATTCGCTCCCGAAACCCGATTGTCGGAAGGAGTCTCGAAGCGCTTTGAGCGCGAAGCGGCGATGTGGGCGCACTTCAAACATGAGAATCTGATTCACTTGTACGATTACCGGATGAGCGGGAGCACGCGCTACATCATCTTGGAATATTGCGATGGGTTCGAGCTTCGAGAACTGTTGTCTAAAACGGTCACGCTTCCGGCCCGCGTCGCGACGGCGATCGGCATTCAGGCTTTGACGGCGCTCGAATATCTGCATCGTTACGGGGTCGTGCATCGCGACGTGAAGCCGGGAAATCTCTTTGTCACATCGGAAGGGATCGTCAAGCTGATGGACTTCGGCATCTCTCTCTGTCCGGAGCTGGAGCCGATGACTCAACCGGGGCAGATCCTGGGCACCCCAGCGTACATGTCTCCGGAACAATCGCTCGGCCAGGAGATTAATTTCTCAAGCGATTTATTCTCTTTCGGCGTTGTGCTTTTCGAAATGCTGGAGGGATGCACGCCGTTTCGAGCGTCGACCTTGCAAGAAGCCATTGAGGAAGTTCGAAAAGGAAAGTACGCAAAGCCTTCCCGCAAGCATCCGGGACCTTTGCGGGATTTAATCGGGAAATGTCTGCACAAAAAGGTAACTAAAAGGATTTCAAGCGCGACGGAAGCTCGACGCAAACTGGAGCGATACCTCTCCCAGGTGACTCCGCAAGGGGAACGGGTGACGATCCGGAAGTACCTCCTCGAGGAAGGGATGGTCTCTCCGGAGTTTCATCTTTTCCCGAAGGGCGTGACGGAGACCACGGTGGACGGCCCACTGGCTACCGCGTTTTCCGCCATCAAAGAGACCGAAATCGAACCACGGGTTTCTCGATTAAGGCCGTATCTGCTGCTCTTGCTAGCGCTTGCCCTGTTGGGAGAGGTGTACTTTGGACATCCTTCGTTACGCCCGGACTGGATCACGCTTTGGGAAGTCTTGGCTTCGGCAGGCCGGTTTGCCGCTTCTTGGGTGTCAAAATGGATGTAA
- a CDS encoding BtpA/SgcQ family protein — protein sequence MRPTETKALFGAPKALIGMVHVRALPGSPRSELAMKSIVETAVSEAKAYEKAGFHAVMIENMHDRPYPARTADPATTAAMTVIGQEVRKSVRIPLGIQILTGANREALAVAHAVGASFMRAEAFVYAHIAHSGFIDACAADLVRYRRSIGAEDVKIIADIKKKHAAHAITQDVDIVQEATAAERFLADGVIVSGKETASPADPEKVKRVSEAVNIPVWIGSGITSRNLSEYLPHADAMIVGSSLKEGGLWSNPLRPAALQELVSTFNKLLA from the coding sequence GTGAGACCGACAGAGACAAAGGCTCTCTTTGGCGCTCCGAAGGCCCTTATCGGAATGGTCCATGTTCGTGCGTTGCCCGGAAGCCCGCGTTCGGAGTTGGCGATGAAGTCGATCGTCGAAACTGCGGTGTCGGAAGCGAAGGCTTATGAAAAGGCCGGCTTCCACGCCGTCATGATTGAAAACATGCATGACCGGCCGTATCCAGCTCGAACGGCGGATCCCGCGACAACCGCCGCCATGACGGTGATCGGACAGGAGGTGCGCAAATCGGTGCGCATCCCTCTCGGCATTCAAATTTTGACCGGCGCCAACCGCGAGGCCCTCGCTGTAGCACACGCCGTGGGTGCTTCGTTCATGCGCGCCGAGGCGTTTGTCTACGCCCATATCGCGCATAGCGGATTTATCGACGCTTGCGCGGCGGACCTTGTTCGCTACCGCCGATCCATCGGCGCCGAGGACGTGAAAATTATCGCCGATATTAAGAAAAAACACGCCGCTCACGCGATCACGCAGGATGTCGACATCGTGCAAGAAGCGACGGCGGCCGAGCGTTTTCTCGCGGACGGCGTCATTGTGAGCGGCAAGGAAACGGCCTCCCCCGCGGACCCGGAAAAAGTGAAACGGGTTTCCGAAGCCGTGAATATTCCCGTATGGATCGGATCCGGAATCACAAGTCGGAATTTGTCCGAATATCTTCCGCACGCCGACGCCATGATCGTCGGCTCTTCGCTCAAAGAAGGGGGCCTATGGTCGAATCCCCTTCGACCCGCCGCGCTCCAAGAACTCGTCTCCACATTCAACAAGCTATTGGCCTAA
- a CDS encoding ferritin-like domain-containing protein: MGSKGREIVGMDVEELIGLLNRAFADEWLAYYQYWLGAKVAKGPMKEAVIAELMQHATDELRHADMVSNRIVQLGGTPVTTPEKWNKLTNCGYDAPENPDVVELLKQNVKGEQCAIGVYKKMMELTKDKDPVTYNMVLQILQDEVQHEEDLQALQEDIGMMLKPR; encoded by the coding sequence ATGGGAAGCAAAGGTCGTGAAATCGTTGGAATGGATGTCGAAGAATTAATTGGTCTGTTAAATCGGGCATTCGCCGATGAGTGGTTGGCGTATTATCAGTATTGGCTGGGCGCCAAGGTCGCCAAAGGACCCATGAAAGAAGCGGTGATCGCGGAACTAATGCAACACGCGACGGACGAACTGCGCCATGCCGATATGGTCTCCAATCGAATTGTCCAACTCGGAGGCACACCGGTCACGACGCCGGAAAAGTGGAACAAATTAACCAACTGTGGATACGACGCGCCGGAAAACCCGGATGTGGTCGAGCTTTTAAAACAGAACGTCAAAGGGGAGCAGTGCGCGATCGGGGTCTACAAGAAAATGATGGAACTGACGAAAGACAAGGACCCCGTTACGTACAACATGGTGCTCCAAATTCTGCAGGACGAGGTGCAGCACGAAGAAGATTTGCAGGCCCTTCAGGAAGATATCGGAATGATGCTCAAACCCCGCTGA
- a CDS encoding RNA-binding protein yields the protein MTKKLFIGNCSYTLDETALQAFIESNGLQVSSVQIIRDRETGRSRGFGFAELSGSESVENAIQALNGKEIDGRPLTVNEARERQPKFSAANYGDSTGSRDYRGNGKRSARW from the coding sequence ATGACTAAGAAGTTATTTATTGGAAATTGCAGTTATACCCTCGACGAGACGGCCCTTCAGGCCTTTATCGAGTCGAACGGACTTCAGGTTTCGTCCGTACAAATTATTCGCGATCGTGAAACCGGTCGGTCCCGTGGATTCGGCTTTGCCGAACTCTCGGGCTCCGAAAGCGTTGAGAACGCGATTCAAGCTCTAAACGGCAAAGAGATCGACGGACGCCCTCTTACGGTGAATGAAGCCCGGGAGCGGCAGCCGAAGTTTTCAGCCGCTAATTACGGCGATTCAACGGGATCGCGCGATTATCGCGGCAACGGCAAACGTTCCGCCCGCTGGTAA
- a CDS encoding OsmC family protein: protein MKRTASAVWTGDLQKGKGTLSTASGVLSNTPYSFTSRFENGKGTNPEELIAAAHAGCFTMALSARLSKAGFPPEKLSTQATLTLEQVSGNWTITTVHLDLTAKVPNANQTKFDELVADAKANCPVSQVLKANITLTAKLEK from the coding sequence ATGAAACGAACCGCCTCAGCCGTCTGGACCGGCGACCTGCAAAAAGGAAAGGGAACGCTTAGCACCGCCAGCGGAGTTTTAAGCAATACCCCGTATTCCTTCACAAGCCGTTTTGAAAACGGGAAGGGAACCAATCCGGAAGAGCTGATCGCCGCGGCTCACGCGGGCTGTTTTACGATGGCATTATCGGCGCGCTTAAGCAAAGCGGGCTTCCCGCCTGAAAAACTTTCAACGCAAGCGACATTGACGCTGGAGCAGGTCAGCGGAAATTGGACGATCACGACGGTGCACTTGGATCTCACCGCCAAAGTTCCCAACGCGAATCAAACCAAGTTCGATGAATTGGTGGCCGACGCAAAGGCGAATTGTCCGGTTTCGCAAGTGCTGAAAGCGAACATTACGCTTACGGCCAAGCTCGAAAAATAA